In the Helianthus annuus cultivar XRQ/B chromosome 11, HanXRQr2.0-SUNRISE, whole genome shotgun sequence genome, one interval contains:
- the LOC110887774 gene encoding uncharacterized protein LOC110887774, producing MVLHSTERQGRDGSGGGSGGSSIVLLQERFRQLQRMREKRQEMELLKLFPEHGTTSRSGQTNRYEPPVRSLVHPEMMKTRPCSQDSVSLGLDLSTKQAEPQKPAKNTQFMDFWKVDSNKHEVDTSLHL from the coding sequence ATGGTTCTCCATTCTACTGAAAGACAAGGCCGCGACGGTAGTGGTGGCGGCAGCGGTGGTTCATCTATAGTTCTCTTGCAAGAAAGATTTAGGCAGCTTCAAAGAATGAGAGAGAAGAGACAAGAGATGGAGCTTTTAAAGCTGTTCCCTGAGCATGGAACCACGAGTCGAAGCGGTCAAACTAACCGTTATGAGCCACCAGTTCGATCGTTGGTGCACCCTGAGATGATGAAAACAAGACCATGTTCTCAAGACTCGGTCTCTCTTGGACTTGATTTATCCACCAAGCAAGCAGAACCACAAAAACCTGCAAAAAACACACAATTTATGGACTTTTGGAAAGTAGATTCAAATAAACATGAAGTTGATACTTCACTTCATCTATAG